CGCTCGGCCATGGCCGAATCGACAATGGCCACCGACAATCCGGCCGGATAAACGCCGCCAAGTCCGGATGAAATGATCAAATCCTTGGGCTTGATGTCGCTGTCCGCAGGCAGATTATCGAGATACATCCCTTTATCGGAAGAAAATCGGACGATCCCGATTTCGCGCGTCTCCGCAACCCGGCCGGAGACCGCATTGGAGGGATCGGTAAGTAACGTCACGGTCGCAAAATCGGGCATTACTTCCCTGATTTTCCCAACCAGACCAAAGCGGTTAATGACCGGTTGATCGATTCGTATTGATTCCAGACTGCCCTTATTTATAACTGCCGCCACCGGATAAATATTTTGATATAAGGTGACGATTTTTACCGAAACAAGCCGAAAAGATTCGGGAGGTTCAAAACCAATGACTTCCCGCAATCTTTGATTTTCACGTTTGGCTTCGGAAAGAAGGTCAAGTTGAAGGGAAGTTTCCGTCAGTTGCTTGTTCAATGACCTGTTTTCACGGGCCACATGCTGCAGCTCAGTGGCGTAATCTTTTAGCTCGGAAAAAGGATAGAAGAATGTCGATGAGCAAACATTGCCCAATAAAGGCCTGACCACCCGGGGTGAAGTAGCAATCAGGATAAAAAGCACGGCCGCCAGCCCGTAGTTGAAAAAGCGACGATTTTTTTGAAAAATCGTCGAAAACAATGTCATATGACTCCAGCCTCCCTGCCAGAATAGAGGTTATTCGACGGTGTCGATCATTTGAAGTAGTTCGCCCGGTGATGTGACAGTCATCATCTTTTGACGATTTTCTTCCGATTTCATGATGTACGATAATCGGGCCATCACATTCAAATGGGCGCCGATTGCATCTTCCGGTGCGGCTATCAGGAAAAACAGGTTGACCGGCTTATGATCCATCGCATCAAAATCGATTCCCTTTTCGGACCGGCCGAAGGCAATGACGATCCCTTTGGTCGCCTTGGTCTTGGCATGTGGAAAGGCCACGCCATAACCGACACCAGTAGTGACCAGTTCCTCGCGATCCATGACATCCTTAAGCAACTCCTCGGAGCTCTTGACCAATTTCGATTTGGAAGCAAGTTCCACCAGTTCATCCAGAACACTTTCCTTGTCTCCGGATTTAAGATTAAAGGTAATCAGATCCTCGGAACAAAACTTGGATAATTTCATATTGTCACCCCTGTTTAATATCCTTCAGCTTCATCAATCAATAAAACGGGGATTTCATCTTCAACCCGAAATGACAATCGACAGCTGTTGCAATTCAATTTATTCTCATTTGACCTGTATTCCAGTTCCCCTTTACATTTCGGGCAGACTATAATTTCAAGCAAGGCTTTTGACAGAGCCATAAATCAACCTCCTATTCCTGATATACGCCCAGCTTCCGGAATTTCTGAAGTCTCTGTACGAGCAAATCATCTTCCGTCAACTGCTCCAGTTCGGCCAGGGCCGCCAGGACTTCCTTCTTAACGTTTTGGGCCATAAGTTCAGGATCATTGTGAGCGCCTCCCGGCGGCTCCTCGATAATCTTGTCAATTATTTTCAAATCCATTAAATCATCGGCGGTCAATTTAAGGGCTTCGGCCGCCTGCGGTGCATAGGCATTATCGCGCCACAAAATTGCGGCACACCCTTCAGGAGAAATTACCGAATACCAGGAATACTGTAACATGAAGACACGGTCACCGATGGCAATTCCAAGGGCCCCGCC
This sequence is a window from candidate division Zixibacteria bacterium HGW-Zixibacteria-1. Protein-coding genes within it:
- the mreC gene encoding rod shape-determining protein MreC, whose protein sequence is MTLFSTIFQKNRRFFNYGLAAVLFILIATSPRVVRPLLGNVCSSTFFYPFSELKDYATELQHVARENRSLNKQLTETSLQLDLLSEAKRENQRLREVIGFEPPESFRLVSVKIVTLYQNIYPVAAVINKGSLESIRIDQPVINRFGLVGKIREVMPDFATVTLLTDPSNAVSGRVAETREIGIVRFSSDKGMYLDNLPADSDIKPKDLIISSGLGGVYPAGLSVAIVDSAMAERGDILKTVYLKPTVDFFEIDELYVLIGGEK
- a CDS encoding PTS mannose transporter subunit IIAB; protein product: MKLSKFCSEDLITFNLKSGDKESVLDELVELASKSKLVKSSEELLKDVMDREELVTTGVGYGVAFPHAKTKATKGIVIAFGRSEKGIDFDAMDHKPVNLFFLIAAPEDAIGAHLNVMARLSYIMKSEENRQKMMTVTSPGELLQMIDTVE